In Crassostrea angulata isolate pt1a10 chromosome 4, ASM2561291v2, whole genome shotgun sequence, one genomic interval encodes:
- the LOC128180032 gene encoding uncharacterized protein LOC128180032, whose protein sequence is MMAAISSKYPLGSPQEHIPMCEKHSINIDITCEDCDEFICSQCAKTDHKDHDWKTIPTAGSLRRRDLQKTLGKIKEKDVKTSEEKIRNASKQLEVNQKRFDSEVSKLQKHYDAIVSKLDEIRKNIETKLREVLERENAELKRKQLDLKKKQIQINDLVTFLDEKHNTMSDYGLIDNLRDLTNLVFERDSEIKRGDHLVEYRRGDISEVLLKSMMGQIFDWDAITITERGLIQYGDEGIYLMEAINEESSFVSDTKSNYIERINIRRKKREKIKIDANDACVTKQGDVYVTDRKNNSIVRLFSTGSISKVFSTAPLHPGGICQSTDDGLLLTLRDAASDFFQPNSQSRRLVRHVTLTGDVIREYEYQEDGRTRLFNAVRRVRQNGNTDICVVNMKNETLSDLMILSLSGSLKWVYRGQTLAECFFTDVACDSYCNILACDMFNSKIHLLCPNGNFIRYLLTETEVKDPWSMSLYKSTLWVGDNHGLVKVFQYKA, encoded by the coding sequence ATGATGGCGGCCATATCTTCCAAATATCCACTTGGATCTCCTCAAGAACACATCCCCATGTGTGAGAAACACAGTATTAATATAGACATCACTTGTGAGGATTGTGATGAATTTATTTGTTCGCAATGTGCCAAAACAGACCACAAGGACCACGACTGGAAGACTATACCCACAGCAGGAAGTCTAAGGAGACGAGACCTACAGAAGACTTTGGGTAAAATTAAGGAAAAAGATGTGAAAACGAGTGAAGAGAAGATTAGAAATGCATCTAAACAATTGGAAGTCAATCAGAAACGTTTTGATTCAGAGGTATCAAAGCTTCAGAAACATTATGACGCGATTGTCTCAAAACTCgatgaaattagaaaaaatattgagaCTAAATTAAGGGAAGTTCTAGAAAGAGAAAATGCTGAATTAAAGAGGAAACAATTagaccttaaaaagaaacaGATACAAATCAATGATCTTGTGACATTTCTGGACGAAAAACACAATACCATGTCTGACTATGGTTTGATAGACAACCTTAGAGACTTGACCAACCTTGTGTTCGAAAGAGATAGTGAAATAAAGAGGGGAGATCATTTAGTGGAATACAGAAGAGGGGACATCAGTGAGGTGTTACTGAAGTCCATGATGGGACAAATCTTCGATTGGGATGCCATTACCATTACTGAGAGAGGTTTAATTCAATATGGAGACGAAGGAATATATCTTATGGAGGCAATAAACGAGGAATCAAGTTTCGTGAGCGATACCAAGTCAAATTATATCGAACGAATTAACATAAGACgtaaaaagagagagaaaattaaAATCGATGCAAATGATGCATGTGTAACAAAACAAGGTGATGTTTATGTAACTGATCGTAAGAACAATTCCATTGTCCGTCTGTTTTCGACTGGCTCTATCTCTAAAGTATTTAGTACAGCGCCACTGCACCCAGGAGGGATCTGTCAATCAACAGATGATGGATTACTGCTTACATTGAGAGATGCTGCGTCTGACTTCTTTCAACCAAACTCACAAAGCAGACGTCTTGTCAGACACGTGACACTGACCGGTGACGTCATCCGTGAGTACGAGTACCAGGAGGACGGTCGGACCAGATTGTTTAATGCAGTACGAAGAGTCAGACAGAACGGTAACACTGATATATGTGTagtgaacatgaaaaatgaAACTTTGAGTGACTTGATGATTTTATCCCTATCTGGATCTCTGAAGTGGGTCTACCGTGGACAGACCTTAGCTGAGTGTTTTTTTACTGATGTCGCGTGTGACTCCTACTGCAACATACTTGCATGTGATATGTTTAACAGCAAAATCCATCTTCTGTGTCCTAATGGGAATTTTATAAGGTACCTACTGACAGAGACTGAAGTAAAAGATCCTTGGTCCATGTCTCTGTATAAATCCACGCTGTGGGTAGGAGACAACCATGGACTTGTTAAAGTGTTTCAGTACAAGGCATAA